One genomic window of Haladaptatus sp. R4 includes the following:
- a CDS encoding RsmB/NOP family class I SAM-dependent RNA methyltransferase produces MDALERYEPILDDFEAFLAACERPLPSVVRVNRIKATREQVTRAFDEGGVEWSPRDWNENVLEIEGKPGNTWPSFHGWTHGQEEVSSIPAFVLDPEPGEGVLDACAAPGSKTTQLAALMDDEGLVVANDSNLGRLSALRFNTERLGVTCAAVTNQDARNFSLKPFGIETFDASLVDVPCSCEGTIRKNPTALDDWGLDHIEGVAGVQKGILRRAIQATREGGKVVYSTCTFAPEENEAVLDYVLSREDCRMVEYDIGLRSEPGLTEWKDDEFDDSIRKAKRFYPHHNDTGGFFCAKLEVGR; encoded by the coding sequence GCACTGGAGCGCTACGAACCCATACTCGACGATTTCGAGGCGTTTCTCGCGGCGTGTGAGCGCCCGCTGCCCTCTGTCGTCAGGGTCAACCGCATCAAAGCGACCCGCGAGCAGGTAACGCGGGCGTTCGACGAGGGCGGCGTCGAGTGGTCGCCGCGCGATTGGAACGAGAACGTACTGGAAATCGAGGGAAAACCCGGCAACACGTGGCCCTCGTTTCACGGCTGGACGCACGGGCAGGAGGAGGTCTCCTCGATTCCGGCATTCGTCCTCGACCCCGAACCGGGCGAGGGGGTGTTGGACGCTTGTGCTGCACCGGGGAGCAAGACGACCCAACTCGCCGCGCTGATGGACGACGAGGGGTTGGTCGTGGCGAACGACAGCAACCTCGGCCGACTGTCGGCACTCCGGTTCAACACCGAACGACTCGGCGTCACCTGCGCGGCCGTGACGAATCAGGACGCCAGGAACTTCTCGCTCAAACCGTTTGGCATCGAGACCTTCGATGCGTCGCTCGTGGACGTTCCGTGTTCCTGCGAGGGGACGATTCGGAAGAACCCGACCGCGCTGGACGACTGGGGACTCGACCACATCGAAGGCGTCGCTGGCGTACAGAAAGGGATTCTCCGACGGGCGATACAGGCTACACGCGAGGGGGGCAAAGTGGTGTACTCCACCTGCACGTTCGCCCCGGAGGAGAACGAGGCCGTCCTCGATTACGTCCTCTCCCGCGAGGACTGCCGAATGGTCGAGTACGACATCGGCCTGCGATCCGAACCGGGACTCACGGAGTGGAAAGATGACGAGTTCGACGACAGCATTCGGAAGGCGAAACGGTTCTACCCGCACCACAACGACACCGGCGGGTTCTTCTGTGCGAAGTTGGAGGTGGGCCGATGA
- a CDS encoding DUF790 family protein — translation MLTKDLLRVSRAGGGYHPQFADREHRPLAARVLGTYQGHVGEPHARLQSSLSDLETEASDFKLVRGFAKLLEREAMFEPRAPVPPERARTVAFETAETVGVATEAERKTVLDRAAERLDATPDDVATSLYADLEERQPLVAFDSRWDPDELVAQYNLSLAQTALFDATELRVRTSDPRALVSAVKRLRLMYEIHKTDDGREVVVTGPDALFRSTRRYGTRFARLLRTVVKADSWRLVATIDDYGTERELVLSDADPIRPPGTEPIGDVTFDSDVEREFATRFEALELDWDLVREPEPLAAGARVMIPDFAFDYRHADFRVFFEIMGFWTPEYVAKKLSQLDAVDDVQLLVAVDETLGVGEEISARDHRAIPYSGSIRLKDVRDALRRYEDELVAASVDSLPNELVPDADVISIADLAAEHGVSEDALEGKSFPRHRQVGRTLIRPAVLTEVGDEIEDGMAYSDAKSTFSERGIEDDSALLSELGYVVEWEGLGGGVVRRRE, via the coding sequence GTGCTTACGAAAGACCTGCTCCGGGTATCCCGCGCCGGGGGAGGCTACCATCCGCAGTTCGCCGACCGAGAACACCGACCGCTCGCAGCACGCGTGCTCGGCACGTATCAGGGCCACGTCGGCGAACCGCACGCTCGTCTCCAGTCCTCACTTTCGGACCTCGAAACCGAGGCGTCGGATTTCAAACTCGTTCGCGGGTTCGCCAAACTTCTCGAACGTGAAGCGATGTTCGAACCTCGCGCCCCCGTCCCGCCCGAACGCGCTCGAACCGTCGCGTTCGAAACCGCGGAGACGGTCGGTGTCGCAACCGAAGCGGAGCGAAAGACGGTGCTGGACCGCGCCGCGGAGCGTCTCGACGCGACTCCGGACGACGTCGCCACCTCGCTGTACGCCGACCTCGAAGAGCGCCAACCGCTCGTCGCGTTCGATTCCCGGTGGGACCCCGACGAACTCGTCGCCCAGTACAACCTCTCGCTCGCCCAAACCGCGCTGTTCGACGCGACGGAACTCCGGGTACGAACCTCGGACCCGCGAGCGCTCGTCTCGGCCGTCAAACGACTCCGGTTGATGTACGAGATTCACAAGACGGACGACGGACGAGAAGTCGTCGTCACCGGCCCGGACGCGCTCTTCCGTTCGACGCGGCGATACGGAACGCGGTTCGCCCGCCTGCTTCGAACCGTCGTCAAGGCCGATTCGTGGCGACTCGTGGCGACCATCGACGACTACGGAACCGAGCGCGAACTCGTGCTCTCCGATGCGGACCCTATCCGGCCACCCGGAACGGAACCCATCGGCGACGTCACGTTCGATAGCGACGTCGAGCGGGAGTTCGCGACCCGATTCGAAGCGCTCGAACTGGACTGGGACCTCGTACGCGAACCGGAACCCCTCGCGGCGGGTGCCCGAGTGATGATTCCGGACTTCGCCTTCGACTATCGGCACGCCGACTTCCGCGTGTTCTTCGAGATCATGGGATTCTGGACGCCCGAATACGTCGCAAAGAAGCTCTCGCAGTTGGACGCCGTGGACGACGTGCAACTGCTCGTCGCAGTGGACGAGACCCTCGGCGTCGGCGAGGAGATTTCCGCCCGGGACCACCGCGCGATCCCGTACTCGGGGTCGATTCGATTGAAGGACGTCCGTGACGCGCTCCGGCGGTACGAGGACGAACTCGTCGCCGCGAGCGTCGATTCGCTCCCCAACGAACTCGTGCCGGACGCGGACGTGATTTCCATCGCAGACCTCGCGGCGGAACACGGCGTCAGCGAAGACGCGCTGGAAGGCAAGTCGTTTCCCCGGCATCGACAGGTCGGCAGAACGCTGATTCGACCCGCCGTCCTCACGGAAGTCGGGGACGAAATCGAGGACGGTATGGCCTACTCGGACGCGAAATCGACGTTCTCCGAGCGTGGCATCGAGGACGACAGCGCGCTCCTCTCGGAACTCGGCTACGTCGTCGAGTGGGAGGGACTGGGCGGCGGCGTCGTGCGACGCCGCGAGTGA
- a CDS encoding DEAD/DEAH box helicase — MADVTLSFENGTLRVETEREIPHTEPDPRSKTRRAPAFRYAAIRKYCEENGLSIAETVLELPELPPLYSAYELRDYQKDALDSWEDAGRHGVLELPTGSGKTVIGVKAIERCQTPTLVVVPTIDLLTQWRRILETEFDVPIGQLGGGEQNVEGLTVSTYDSAYLRADDIGDRFGLVIFDEVHHLGGEGYREIARLLAAPARMGLTATFERPDGAHEVVSDLVGQKIFDIDVDELAGTHLAPYDVKRMTVELTPEERERYEAAQGVFTNYLASSSIQMRSGSDYQELVKRSGSDPKARKALLAKQRARDIMMNSEGKVTTLGEILGNHRDDRIIVFTAHNDLVYRLSERFLIPAITHQTSAPERREILDRFRRGEYSRVITSNVLDEGVDVPDANVAVVLSGSGSEREFTQRLGRILRAKDDGGRALLYEVVTEETAEVRVANRRR; from the coding sequence GTGGCAGACGTGACCCTCTCCTTCGAGAACGGGACGCTTCGGGTCGAAACCGAGCGCGAAATTCCCCACACCGAACCCGACCCGCGCTCGAAGACGCGCCGCGCTCCCGCCTTCCGCTACGCGGCCATCCGCAAGTACTGCGAGGAGAATGGACTCTCCATCGCGGAGACCGTCCTCGAACTCCCTGAACTTCCGCCGCTCTACTCCGCCTACGAACTGCGTGATTATCAGAAAGACGCACTCGATTCGTGGGAGGACGCGGGACGGCACGGAGTTCTCGAACTTCCGACGGGAAGCGGAAAAACCGTCATCGGCGTGAAGGCCATCGAACGCTGTCAGACCCCGACGCTCGTCGTCGTTCCGACCATCGACCTGCTCACGCAGTGGCGGCGTATCCTCGAAACCGAGTTCGACGTTCCCATCGGCCAACTCGGCGGCGGCGAACAGAACGTCGAGGGACTCACCGTTTCGACTTACGACTCGGCGTATCTCCGGGCCGACGACATCGGCGACCGGTTCGGTCTCGTCATCTTCGACGAAGTGCACCACCTCGGCGGCGAAGGATACCGAGAAATCGCTCGCCTGCTCGCCGCCCCCGCCAGAATGGGGTTGACCGCGACGTTCGAACGACCGGACGGCGCACACGAGGTCGTGAGCGACCTCGTCGGACAGAAAATTTTCGACATCGACGTGGACGAACTCGCCGGAACTCACCTCGCGCCGTACGACGTGAAACGCATGACCGTCGAACTCACGCCCGAGGAGCGCGAGCGATACGAGGCGGCACAGGGCGTCTTCACCAACTACCTCGCCAGTTCGTCCATTCAGATGCGGAGCGGGAGCGACTATCAGGAACTCGTCAAGCGGTCAGGAAGCGACCCGAAAGCCCGCAAGGCGCTCCTCGCCAAGCAACGCGCGCGGGACATCATGATGAACAGCGAGGGGAAAGTCACCACGCTCGGTGAAATCCTCGGCAACCACCGGGACGACCGGATCATCGTTTTCACCGCCCACAACGACCTCGTGTACCGCCTCTCGGAGCGATTTCTCATTCCGGCGATCACCCACCAGACGTCGGCCCCCGAACGTCGGGAAATTCTCGACCGCTTTCGGCGGGGGGAGTACTCGCGCGTCATCACGTCGAACGTGTTGGACGAAGGGGTGGACGTCCCGGATGCCAACGTTGCAGTCGTCCTTTCCGGGAGCGGAAGCGAACGCGAGTTCACCCAACGTCTCGGCCGAATCCTCCGCGCAAAGGACGACGGAGGGCGTGCGCTCCTGTACGAAGTCGTCACCGAGGAGACGGCCGAAGTTCGCGTCGCGAACCGTCGACGATAG
- a CDS encoding DUF2797 domain-containing protein translates to MQIVGYETGASGDEPPALLVSDGDSLSRETLERGTELEYTLGERHCAGTFDGSTHIPCSRPDAPYCDVHTSTWVCARCTGTCLKDEMDCFEDHAIYLAAFAPTIFKVGVTREWRLETRLREQGADRAAHLATVKDGRIARQREAEIAETFTDRVRVPAKIRTLNRTVDGTAWQEAVSRFDPLETFEFDYGFELESAPVHETLASGTVLGTQGRVLVLERAGTAYATDMRDLVGYELEVGTTDRSLQASLGTF, encoded by the coding sequence GTGCAGATCGTCGGCTACGAGACGGGCGCATCCGGTGACGAACCACCAGCACTGCTGGTGAGCGACGGCGATTCCCTTTCGCGCGAGACGCTCGAACGGGGGACCGAACTCGAATACACGCTCGGAGAACGACACTGTGCGGGAACGTTCGACGGATCGACGCACATCCCCTGTTCTCGCCCCGACGCCCCCTACTGTGACGTCCACACAAGCACGTGGGTCTGTGCTCGCTGTACCGGCACCTGTCTCAAGGACGAGATGGACTGTTTCGAGGACCACGCCATCTACCTCGCCGCGTTCGCACCCACGATATTCAAAGTCGGCGTCACCCGTGAGTGGAGACTCGAAACGCGACTTCGGGAACAGGGTGCGGACCGCGCCGCCCACCTCGCGACCGTGAAGGATGGTCGAATCGCCCGCCAGCGCGAAGCTGAAATCGCCGAGACGTTCACCGACCGCGTCCGCGTCCCGGCGAAGATTCGAACCCTCAATCGAACCGTCGACGGAACCGCGTGGCAGGAGGCAGTGTCCCGGTTCGACCCGCTCGAAACGTTCGAGTTCGATTATGGGTTCGAACTGGAATCCGCACCCGTCCACGAGACGCTCGCCAGCGGTACCGTCCTCGGAACGCAAGGCCGCGTTCTCGTCCTCGAACGCGCCGGGACGGCCTACGCGACGGACATGCGCGACCTCGTCGGCTACGAACTCGAAGTCGGCACGACCGACCGAAGCCTGCAGGCCAGCCTCGGCACCTTTTAG
- a CDS encoding S8 family peptidase, protein MEVNVGFKSARGRAMTRSSADDVVREFNSIDAMTIRVPKRAATALEKNPHVRYVEENGTMHALGQTLPWGVDRVDADVAHDDGDTGAGADIAIIDTGIDSDHPDLQANIGSGKAFVKCRGGKSTCRNDWDDDNEHGTHCGGIADAVDNSQGVVGVSTQATLHAVKVLDNQGSGSYSDIAAGIEYVADQGWDVGSMSLGGSSGSSTLRDACQYAVDNGVFLVAAAGNSGPCTDCVGYPAAYPEVMAVGSTNSSDGLSYFSSTGSEVEIAAPGSSIYSTVPGGYDTLSGTSMATPHVAGTAGQLMADGASNTQARDTIKQTAEDIGLSSNESGAGLLDTAAALGLDSSDN, encoded by the coding sequence GTGGAGGTGAACGTCGGGTTCAAGAGCGCACGCGGACGGGCGATGACCCGAAGCAGTGCGGACGACGTGGTGCGGGAGTTCAATTCAATCGACGCGATGACGATCCGTGTGCCGAAACGGGCGGCGACCGCGCTCGAAAAGAACCCTCACGTTCGATACGTCGAGGAGAACGGCACGATGCACGCACTGGGCCAAACGCTTCCGTGGGGCGTGGACCGCGTGGACGCCGACGTCGCGCACGACGACGGTGACACCGGCGCGGGCGCTGATATCGCCATCATCGACACGGGAATCGACTCGGATCATCCCGACCTCCAAGCCAACATCGGGTCTGGCAAGGCGTTCGTCAAGTGTCGCGGCGGAAAGAGCACGTGCCGGAACGACTGGGACGACGACAACGAACACGGCACGCACTGTGGTGGTATCGCGGACGCCGTGGACAACAGCCAAGGCGTCGTCGGCGTCTCGACGCAGGCGACGCTCCACGCCGTCAAAGTGCTCGACAACCAGGGTAGCGGGTCGTACTCGGACATCGCGGCGGGTATCGAGTACGTCGCGGATCAGGGATGGGACGTCGGGAGCATGAGTCTCGGCGGTTCGTCCGGTTCCTCCACGCTCCGCGATGCGTGTCAGTACGCGGTGGACAACGGTGTCTTCCTCGTCGCCGCGGCGGGCAACAGCGGTCCGTGTACCGACTGCGTCGGCTACCCCGCAGCCTATCCGGAAGTCATGGCAGTCGGTTCGACGAACTCCTCGGACGGCCTCTCGTACTTCTCCAGCACCGGATCGGAAGTCGAGATTGCCGCACCCGGCAGTAGTATCTACTCGACCGTCCCCGGCGGCTACGACACCCTCTCGGGAACGTCGATGGCGACCCCGCACGTCGCGGGGACCGCCGGTCAGTTGATGGCCGACGGGGCGTCGAACACGCAGGCGCGGGACACGATCAAACAAACCGCGGAGGACATCGGCCTTTCGAGCAACGAGAGCGGCGCAGGACTCCTCGACACGGCGGCCGCACTCGGTCTCGACTCCAGCGACAACTAA
- a CDS encoding S8 family peptidase, with protein MEVNVGFKSARGRAMTRSSADEVVREFNSIEAMTIRVPKRAATALEKNPHIRYVEENGTMEALAQTTPWGVDRVDADVAHDNGDTGSGADIAIVDTGIDDDHPDLQANIGSGKSFVTCGSGGYTGSCIFYGNSNSCNDSWSDDNNHGTHCAGIANAVDNSQGVVGVSTQATLHAVKVLDCSGSGSFSDIAAGVEYVADQGWDVASMSLGGSSSSQALKDAIEYAYDNGVVLVAAAGNDGQCTDCVEYPGAYPETITVASSNDSDEQSSFSSQGPEVNIIAPGTDIYSTVPGGYDTYSGTSMATPHVAGAVGQLIAQGYSARDAESQILNTTEDLGLSSNVQGSGLLDVAAALGLDSSDN; from the coding sequence GTGGAAGTGAACGTCGGGTTCAAGAGCGCACGCGGACGGGCGATGACCCGAAGCAGTGCGGACGAAGTCGTCCGCGAGTTCAACTCCATCGAGGCGATGACGATTCGCGTCCCGAAACGGGCGGCGACCGCGCTCGAAAAGAACCCCCACATCCGCTACGTCGAGGAGAACGGCACGATGGAAGCCCTCGCTCAGACGACGCCGTGGGGCGTGGACCGCGTGGATGCGGACGTCGCGCACGACAACGGTGACACGGGTTCCGGTGCCGACATCGCCATCGTCGACACGGGAATCGACGACGACCACCCGGACCTGCAAGCGAACATCGGCTCGGGCAAGTCGTTCGTCACCTGTGGCAGCGGCGGATACACGGGTAGCTGTATCTTCTACGGGAACAGCAACTCCTGTAACGACTCGTGGTCCGACGACAACAACCACGGGACGCACTGTGCCGGTATCGCGAACGCCGTGGACAACAGCCAGGGCGTCGTCGGCGTCTCGACGCAGGCGACGCTCCACGCCGTCAAAGTGCTCGACTGTTCCGGAAGCGGGTCGTTTTCCGACATCGCGGCCGGTGTCGAGTACGTCGCGGATCAGGGTTGGGACGTCGCCAGCATGAGTCTCGGTGGCTCCTCCAGCTCGCAGGCGCTCAAGGACGCTATCGAGTACGCGTACGACAACGGCGTCGTGCTCGTGGCGGCGGCAGGCAACGACGGCCAGTGTACGGACTGTGTCGAGTACCCCGGTGCCTACCCCGAGACGATCACCGTCGCGTCCTCGAACGACAGCGACGAACAGTCCTCGTTCTCCAGCCAAGGTCCGGAAGTCAACATCATCGCCCCCGGTACCGACATCTATTCGACCGTCCCCGGCGGCTACGACACCTACTCCGGAACGTCGATGGCGACCCCGCACGTCGCCGGTGCGGTCGGTCAGCTAATCGCGCAGGGCTACTCGGCCCGCGACGCGGAGAGCCAAATCCTGAACACGACCGAGGACCTCGGCTTGTCGAGCAACGTACAGGGAAGCGGTCTCCTCGACGTCGCCGCCGCGCTCGGACTCGACTCCAGCGACAACTGA
- a CDS encoding S8 family peptidase produces the protein MTDETRVTTRRTVLKATGASMVAVGASGVAAGTDGLREVNVGFETHSGRRMAREAANDVVREFDSIDAMTVRVPANAISALESAPGVAYVEENGTMRALLQDLPHGVDRIDADIAIESGYTGTGAEVAVVDTGIDSNHPDLQANLGTGKAVVGSSWSDDNGHGTHVAGIIGAANDGQGVVGVAPEATLHAVKVLDSNGSGSYSDIAAGIEWAADQGYDVINLSLGGGSGSSTVDSAVQYAYSNGCLLVGASGGSGPCTSCVGYPASSSEVVAVSASNTEDDIASFSSRGPEIELIAPGKSVNSTYWDDTYRTLSGTSMSTAHVSGAAAQVMATGYTNTGARQRLRETAEDLGLSSDEQGYGLVDVAAALGLDSSEN, from the coding sequence ATGACGGACGAAACACGAGTTACGACTCGTCGGACCGTATTGAAAGCGACCGGTGCATCGATGGTTGCCGTTGGTGCGAGCGGCGTCGCCGCCGGGACGGATGGGCTTCGGGAGGTAAACGTCGGCTTCGAGACACACTCCGGACGACGGATGGCCCGCGAAGCGGCGAACGACGTGGTACGGGAGTTCGACTCCATCGACGCGATGACGGTTCGCGTTCCGGCGAACGCGATATCGGCCCTCGAATCCGCGCCGGGCGTGGCGTACGTCGAGGAAAACGGGACGATGCGCGCGCTCCTGCAGGACCTTCCACACGGCGTGGACCGTATCGACGCCGACATCGCCATCGAGAGCGGTTACACCGGCACGGGTGCCGAGGTTGCCGTCGTGGATACCGGCATCGACTCGAACCATCCGGACCTGCAGGCGAACCTCGGGACTGGGAAAGCCGTCGTCGGGAGTTCGTGGAGCGACGACAACGGCCACGGGACACACGTCGCGGGAATCATCGGTGCCGCGAACGACGGTCAGGGCGTCGTCGGCGTCGCACCGGAGGCCACGCTCCACGCGGTAAAGGTGCTGGATAGCAACGGCAGTGGATCGTACTCCGACATCGCGGCGGGAATCGAGTGGGCGGCGGACCAGGGCTACGACGTCATCAACCTGAGTCTCGGCGGCGGGTCCGGGTCCTCGACGGTCGACTCCGCGGTGCAGTACGCCTACAGCAACGGTTGCCTGCTCGTCGGTGCATCGGGCGGGTCCGGTCCGTGCACGTCCTGTGTCGGCTATCCGGCCTCGTCGTCGGAGGTCGTCGCAGTGAGCGCATCGAACACCGAAGACGACATTGCCAGCTTTTCGAGTCGGGGCCCGGAAATCGAACTCATCGCGCCCGGTAAAAGCGTCAACTCGACGTACTGGGACGACACCTACCGAACCCTCTCGGGGACGTCGATGTCGACGGCGCACGTCTCCGGCGCGGCGGCACAGGTGATGGCCACGGGGTACACGAACACGGGCGCACGCCAACGACTCCGTGAGACGGCGGAGGACCTCGGCCTGTCGAGCGACGAACAGGGCTACGGACTCGTGGACGTCGCGGCCGCGTTGGGACTGGATTCGAGCGAAAATTGA
- a CDS encoding S8 family peptidase, whose product MPRNEKAVSRRNVLRATGGATAGLAVTGFANAKPTDKVRVNVGYRGKAGKRAAMDASSKVHHDFSFDAVTLEVPKKAVKALQRRSEVRYVEEDGTMHALSQTLPWGVDRVDADEAHSAGYTGAGADIAIIDTGIDSSHPDLDNNIGSGTSYTSSSWEDNNGHGTHCAGIAAAEDNSQGVVGVAPEATLHAVKVLNSNGRGSYSDIAAGIEYVANQGWDVGSLSLGGSSGSSALQDAVSYAYNNGVFLATAAGNSGPCTDCVGYPAKYSECVAISSTNSSDGLSYFSSTGSEVEIAAPGSSIYSTYYGDSYETLSGTSMATPHVAGAAGILMGQLGYSNTGARSRLQNTAEDLGLSSNEQGYGLLDVYSAV is encoded by the coding sequence ATGCCACGCAACGAAAAGGCGGTTTCACGACGTAACGTACTCAGGGCGACCGGTGGAGCGACGGCAGGACTGGCAGTCACTGGATTCGCAAACGCGAAACCGACGGACAAGGTACGGGTCAACGTCGGATATCGTGGAAAAGCAGGAAAGCGGGCGGCGATGGACGCGTCGTCGAAAGTTCACCACGACTTCTCGTTCGACGCGGTGACGCTCGAAGTACCGAAGAAGGCCGTCAAAGCGCTCCAACGACGGAGCGAGGTACGCTACGTCGAGGAGGACGGGACGATGCACGCACTCAGCCAGACCCTTCCGTGGGGCGTGGACCGCGTGGACGCCGATGAAGCACACAGTGCCGGATACACGGGCGCGGGCGCTGACATCGCCATCATCGACACGGGAATCGACTCCTCGCACCCCGACCTGGACAACAACATCGGCAGCGGGACCTCGTACACCAGTTCGAGCTGGGAGGACAACAACGGCCACGGGACGCACTGTGCCGGTATCGCGGCCGCGGAGGACAACAGTCAGGGTGTCGTCGGGGTCGCACCGGAGGCCACGCTCCACGCCGTGAAGGTACTGAACAGCAACGGGCGCGGGTCGTACTCCGACATCGCAGCGGGTATCGAATACGTCGCGAATCAGGGATGGGACGTCGGGAGTCTGAGCCTCGGCGGTTCGTCCGGTTCCTCCGCGTTGCAGGACGCGGTCTCGTACGCCTACAACAACGGCGTCTTCCTCGCCACGGCGGCCGGGAACTCCGGACCGTGCACGGACTGTGTCGGCTACCCGGCGAAGTACAGCGAATGTGTCGCCATCAGTTCGACGAACTCCTCGGACGGCCTCTCGTACTTCTCCAGCACCGGATCGGAAGTCGAGATTGCCGCACCCGGCAGCAGCATCTACTCGACCTACTACGGAGACTCCTACGAGACGCTCTCGGGAACGTCGATGGCGACCCCGCACGTCGCCGGTGCCGCAGGCATCCTGATGGGCCAACTCGGCTACTCCAACACGGGTGCCCGAAGCCGCCTCCAGAACACCGCGGAGGACCTCGGCCTGTCCAGCAACGAGCAGGGCTACGGCCTCCTGGACGTGTACTCGGCGGTCTAA
- a CDS encoding BsuPI-related putative proteinase inhibitor, with product MTLESEVTATPTDGTVEFELRVKNTDTDPTNVTFRSGLKADFAVLDDGAEIWRASDGQMYTQALQNVAFDPDVEKTYSGGWPDAKPGQYTVVATLEIVEEDVEARTDFKL from the coding sequence ATGACGCTCGAAAGCGAAGTAACGGCGACGCCGACGGACGGAACCGTCGAGTTCGAACTGCGGGTGAAAAACACCGACACCGACCCCACGAACGTGACGTTCCGGAGCGGCCTCAAGGCCGACTTCGCCGTCCTCGACGACGGCGCGGAGATTTGGCGCGCAAGCGACGGGCAGATGTACACGCAAGCGCTCCAAAACGTGGCGTTCGACCCGGACGTCGAGAAGACCTACTCCGGCGGATGGCCCGACGCGAAACCGGGCCAGTACACCGTCGTCGCGACGCTCGAAATCGTGGAAGAAGACGTGGAAGCGCGAACAGACTTCAAACTCTGA
- a CDS encoding NAD-dependent epimerase/dehydratase family protein: MQLTGKRILVTGGAGLVGSHLAKRLSKSNDVTVVDDLSKGTQDRVPDGVTFVQADMTEENDVAEVITEDLDMVFHFAAYTDTNYAQPRKLFEENSEMTYNILERMHDVDVTNFAFTSSSTVYGEAPMPTPEDYAPLEPISIYGASKLADEGIISTYAHSYGFDVWMYRFANIVGPHQRGNVIPDFIEKLLEDPESLTILGDGRQEKSYLHVEECIDAMCHIVENGEDDLNTYNLGTRTTTSVNAIADIVADVMGLDPEYEYTGGDRGWTGDVPKMRLSIEKLSALGWDPTQSSDEAVRRAAEQLYDELK, from the coding sequence ATGCAGCTTACAGGAAAGCGGATCCTCGTAACCGGCGGTGCCGGTCTGGTCGGTTCTCACCTCGCAAAGCGCCTCTCCAAATCGAACGATGTGACGGTCGTCGACGACCTCTCGAAGGGAACGCAGGACCGCGTTCCCGACGGTGTGACGTTCGTGCAGGCGGATATGACCGAAGAAAATGACGTGGCAGAGGTCATCACCGAAGACCTCGACATGGTGTTTCATTTCGCGGCGTACACGGACACGAACTACGCCCAGCCGCGCAAACTGTTCGAAGAGAACAGCGAGATGACGTACAACATTCTCGAACGAATGCACGATGTCGACGTGACCAACTTCGCGTTCACGTCCTCTTCGACGGTGTACGGCGAAGCGCCGATGCCGACGCCCGAGGACTACGCGCCGTTGGAACCCATCAGCATCTACGGGGCGAGCAAACTCGCGGACGAGGGAATCATCTCGACGTACGCTCACTCCTACGGGTTCGACGTGTGGATGTACCGCTTCGCCAACATCGTCGGTCCGCACCAGCGCGGCAACGTCATTCCGGATTTCATCGAAAAGCTGCTCGAAGACCCCGAATCGCTGACCATCCTCGGCGACGGACGACAGGAAAAATCCTACCTCCACGTCGAGGAGTGTATCGACGCGATGTGCCACATCGTCGAGAATGGGGAAGACGATTTGAACACGTACAACCTCGGGACGCGGACGACGACTTCGGTCAACGCCATCGCGGACATCGTGGCCGACGTGATGGGACTCGACCCCGAGTACGAGTACACCGGCGGCGACCGCGGATGGACGGGCGACGTACCCAAGATGCGTCTCTCCATCGAGAAACTGTCGGCGCTCGGCTGGGATCCCACCCAGAGCAGCGACGAGGCGGTTCGACGTGCCGCAGAACAGTTGTACGACGAACTGAAATAG